In one window of Pseudomonas benzenivorans DNA:
- a CDS encoding DUF1329 domain-containing protein, which produces MKTTKGLLQTGALTLSLLASSVMAAVSPEEAAQLGASLTPIGAEMAGNADGSIPAWTGGLPSNAGTVDDRGFLSNPFANEQPLFTITAQNVDQYKDKLTPGQLAMFKRYPDSYKMPVYPTHRSATLPDAVLAAAKANAVNTKLVEGGNGLENFATANPFPIPKNGLEVIWNHITRYRGGSAKRLVTQATPQANGSYSLVYFEDEFTFRDALKDAGSSKADNILFYFKQRVTAPSRLAGNVLLVHETLNQVKEPRLAWLYNAGQRRVRRAPQVSYDGPGTAADGLRTSDNFDLYNGAPDRYDWTLNGKKEVYIAYNTYGLDSPKLKYEQIIKPGHINQELSRYELHRVWHVTATLKSGERHIYAKRDFFIDEDTWQAAAIDHYDGRGTLWRVAEAHAQYYYDKKVPWYTLEALYDLQSGRYLALGMKNEEKQSYQFDIGSKESDYTPAALRQAGVR; this is translated from the coding sequence ATGAAAACAACAAAAGGTCTGTTGCAAACCGGCGCCCTGACCCTGTCGCTGCTCGCCAGCAGTGTGATGGCGGCCGTCTCGCCGGAAGAAGCCGCCCAGCTGGGCGCCAGCCTGACGCCGATCGGCGCAGAGATGGCGGGCAATGCCGATGGTTCGATCCCGGCCTGGACCGGCGGTCTGCCGAGCAATGCCGGCACCGTCGATGATCGCGGTTTCCTGTCGAATCCCTTCGCCAACGAGCAGCCGCTGTTCACCATCACCGCGCAGAACGTGGATCAGTACAAAGACAAGCTCACCCCCGGTCAGCTGGCGATGTTCAAGCGCTATCCCGACAGCTACAAGATGCCGGTATATCCGACCCATCGCAGCGCCACCCTGCCGGACGCAGTCCTGGCCGCGGCCAAGGCCAACGCGGTCAATACCAAGTTGGTAGAAGGCGGCAACGGCCTGGAGAACTTCGCCACGGCCAACCCCTTCCCGATCCCCAAGAACGGTCTGGAAGTGATCTGGAACCACATCACCCGCTATCGCGGTGGCAGCGCCAAGCGCCTGGTGACCCAGGCGACCCCGCAGGCCAACGGCTCCTACAGCTTGGTGTATTTCGAGGACGAGTTCACCTTCCGCGATGCCCTGAAGGATGCCGGCAGCAGCAAGGCGGACAACATCCTGTTCTACTTCAAGCAGCGGGTGACCGCACCGTCGCGTCTGGCGGGCAACGTGCTGTTGGTGCACGAGACCCTGAACCAAGTCAAGGAGCCGCGTCTGGCGTGGCTGTACAACGCCGGCCAGCGCCGCGTGCGCCGGGCGCCGCAGGTGTCTTACGACGGTCCGGGCACCGCAGCCGATGGCCTGCGCACCTCGGACAACTTCGACCTGTACAACGGCGCGCCGGATCGTTACGACTGGACGCTCAACGGCAAGAAGGAAGTCTACATCGCCTACAACACCTATGGCCTGGACTCGCCGAAGCTCAAGTACGAGCAGATCATCAAGCCCGGCCATATCAACCAGGAGCTGAGCCGTTACGAGCTGCACCGCGTCTGGCATGTGACCGCGACCCTGAAGTCGGGCGAGCGGCATATCTATGCCAAGCGCGACTTCTTCATCGACGAGGACACCTGGCAGGCCGCTGCCATCGACCACTACGACGGTCGCGGTACCCTGTGGCGTGTGGCCGAGGCGCATGCCCAGTACTACTACGACAAGAAAGTGCCGTGGTACACCCTGGAGGCCCTGTATGACCTGCAGTCCGGGCGCTACCTGGCGCTGGGCATGAAGAACGAGGAGAAGCAGTCCTATCAGTTCGATATCGGCTCCAAGGAAAGCGACTACACCCCGGCGGCCTTGCGTCAGGCCGGCGTGCGTTAA
- a CDS encoding MBL fold metallo-hydrolase translates to MSSAASPALIRETFPVGPLQCNCTIIGDPVTKQAIVVDPGGDPELIMARLEGHGLKVVSIIHTHAHLDHFLASGQMKEKTGATLHLHKEDRFLWDNLEMQCRMFGVPYTPVPAPDQWLADDEALPCGCGVALHTPGHTPGSMSFWFPQDKLLIAGDTLFKRGIGRTDLWGGDYATIERSIKQRLYRLDEDATVVTGHGADTRLGDEMRENPFVRA, encoded by the coding sequence ATGAGTTCTGCCGCGTCCCCTGCCCTGATCCGCGAAACCTTCCCCGTCGGGCCGTTGCAGTGCAACTGCACGATCATTGGCGACCCCGTCACCAAGCAGGCGATAGTGGTCGATCCGGGCGGCGACCCCGAGCTGATCATGGCGCGCCTCGAGGGCCATGGGCTCAAGGTGGTCAGCATCATCCACACCCACGCCCACCTGGACCACTTCCTCGCCTCCGGGCAGATGAAGGAGAAGACCGGTGCCACGCTGCATCTGCACAAGGAGGATCGGTTCCTCTGGGATAACCTGGAGATGCAGTGCCGCATGTTCGGGGTGCCCTATACGCCGGTGCCGGCTCCGGACCAGTGGCTGGCCGACGACGAGGCATTGCCCTGTGGCTGTGGCGTGGCGCTGCACACGCCCGGGCACACGCCCGGTTCCATGAGTTTCTGGTTCCCCCAAGACAAGCTGCTGATTGCCGGCGACACGCTGTTCAAGCGTGGCATCGGTCGGACCGACCTGTGGGGCGGCGACTACGCGACCATCGAACGCTCGATCAAGCAGCGCCTGTACCGGCTCGACGAGGACGCCACCGTGGTTACGGGGCATGGTGCCGATACCCGGCTGGGCGATGAAATGCGCGAGAATCCGTTTGTCCGCGCCTGA
- a CDS encoding OmpA family protein yields MKNWRNLTALAAGLALLAGCTTNPYTGEREAGKAGVYGGIGAVTGAVIGAATSSKKDRAKGALIGAAVGGAAGGGYGYYVDTQEAKLRQTLQGTGVQVQRNGDDLKLIMPGNITFASNSADISSGFYPTLNSLVLVFKEFDKNGIDIVGHTDSTGSLALNQNLSNRRAQSVAAYLSGNGVAPARISAYGAGPNQPIASNANEAGRAQNRRVEINLRPL; encoded by the coding sequence ATGAAGAACTGGCGTAACCTGACCGCTTTGGCCGCCGGCCTGGCTCTGCTGGCCGGCTGTACGACCAACCCCTATACCGGCGAACGCGAAGCCGGCAAGGCAGGAGTCTATGGCGGTATCGGCGCGGTCACCGGAGCGGTGATCGGGGCGGCCACCTCGAGCAAGAAGGACCGCGCCAAGGGCGCCTTGATCGGTGCCGCAGTGGGCGGCGCCGCAGGCGGCGGTTACGGCTACTATGTCGACACCCAGGAGGCCAAGCTGCGCCAGACCCTGCAGGGCACGGGCGTACAGGTGCAGCGCAATGGCGATGACCTGAAGCTGATCATGCCGGGCAACATCACCTTCGCCAGCAATTCGGCGGATATTTCCAGCGGCTTCTACCCGACGCTCAACTCCCTGGTGCTGGTGTTCAAGGAGTTCGACAAGAACGGTATCGACATCGTCGGGCACACCGATAGCACCGGTTCGCTGGCGCTGAACCAGAACCTGTCGAATCGCCGTGCGCAGAGCGTCGCGGCTTACCTGTCGGGCAACGGCGTGGCGCCGGCGCGGATTTCCGCCTACGGTGCTGGGCCCAACCAGCCGATCGCCAGCAATGCCAACGAGGCGGGGCGGGCACAGAATCGCCGCGTCGAAATCAATCTGCGTCCGCTCTAA
- a CDS encoding iron-containing redox enzyme family protein: MSNFIDELKDVCDAEWAKIKAGRFFRLVQNSELQRELYIRAMVEVFHYTKNNAINQAAATFGEDHKRVGLLRFAMKHALEELGHENMVVNDLASIGVDPSVFERKPLPATEALNGYLFSLAIRGGVIPRLGYSFWAEDSYEHLAPLLDVCKNRLGLSDKQLTFFIAHSVIDAKHAEDVNNAIIRWVESDEDKEAVKQVARTTLFLTGQILESVANEF, from the coding sequence ATGAGCAACTTCATAGACGAACTCAAGGATGTATGTGACGCGGAATGGGCCAAAATTAAGGCCGGGCGTTTTTTCCGCCTGGTGCAAAACTCCGAACTGCAACGCGAACTCTATATTCGCGCCATGGTTGAGGTGTTTCACTACACCAAGAACAACGCCATCAACCAGGCCGCCGCCACCTTCGGAGAAGACCACAAGCGGGTCGGCCTGCTGCGCTTCGCCATGAAGCATGCCCTGGAAGAGCTGGGGCACGAGAACATGGTAGTCAACGACCTCGCCTCAATCGGCGTAGATCCCAGTGTTTTCGAGCGCAAACCGCTGCCCGCCACCGAAGCCCTCAACGGATACCTGTTCAGCCTGGCCATCCGCGGCGGAGTCATTCCTCGGCTGGGCTACAGTTTCTGGGCCGAGGACTCCTATGAACACCTCGCTCCGCTGCTGGACGTGTGCAAGAACCGGCTGGGCCTCAGCGACAAGCAACTGACGTTCTTCATCGCCCACTCGGTCATCGATGCCAAACATGCCGAAGACGTCAACAACGCCATCATCCGCTGGGTCGAGAGCGACGAGGACAAGGAAGCGGTGAAGCAGGTGGCGCGCACCACCCTATTCCTCACCGGACAGATTCTCGAATCGGTCGCCAACGAGTTCTAG
- a CDS encoding fatty acid--CoA ligase, protein MLQTRIISPATNAYQYPLLIKRLLLSGGRYEKTREIVYRDSVRYSYATFNERVARLANVLSDAGVKAGDTVAVMDWDSHRYLECMFAIPMLGAVLHTINIRLSPEQILYTMNHAEDRFVLVNSEFVPLYNGIASQLTTVEKTLLLTDAEEKTADLPGLVGEYEQLLAAAGPSYEFADFDENSVATTFYTTGTTGNPKGVYFTHRQLVLHTLSMATILGSLDSIRLMGTADVYMPITPMFHVHAWGVPYVATMLGVKQVYPGRYEPEMLCRLIKDEQVSFSHCVPTILQMLLNTPSAQGHDFGGLKMIIGGSALNRTLYDAAKARGIQLTAAYGMSETCPLVSCAYINEELLAGSEDERITYRIKAGVPVPLVDAAIMSADGTLLPADGEAQGELVLRSPWLTQGYFREAEKGEELWEHGWLHTGDVATLDGMGFVDIRDRIKDVIKTGGEWLSSLELEDLISRHSAVREVAVVGVPDPQWGERPFALLVLAEGQALDAKGLKEHLKPYVEQGHINKWAIPTQIALVTEIPKTSVGKLDKKRIRLDIARWQAAGSEFLSTL, encoded by the coding sequence ATGTTGCAAACCCGCATCATTTCGCCCGCGACCAACGCCTATCAATATCCCCTGCTGATCAAGCGTCTGCTGCTGTCCGGGGGACGCTACGAGAAGACCCGGGAGATCGTCTACCGCGACAGCGTGCGCTACAGCTACGCGACCTTCAACGAGCGGGTCGCGCGCCTGGCCAACGTGCTGAGCGACGCCGGGGTGAAGGCCGGCGATACCGTCGCGGTGATGGACTGGGACAGCCATCGTTATCTGGAGTGCATGTTCGCCATCCCCATGCTCGGTGCGGTGTTGCACACCATCAACATCCGCCTCTCGCCGGAGCAGATCCTCTACACCATGAATCATGCCGAGGACCGCTTCGTACTGGTCAACAGCGAGTTCGTGCCGCTCTACAATGGCATCGCCAGCCAGCTGACCACGGTCGAGAAGACCCTGCTGCTGACCGACGCGGAGGAGAAAACCGCCGACTTGCCAGGACTGGTGGGGGAGTACGAGCAATTGCTGGCGGCGGCCGGCCCGAGCTACGAGTTCGCCGATTTCGACGAGAACTCGGTGGCTACTACCTTCTACACCACCGGTACCACCGGCAACCCCAAGGGTGTGTACTTCACGCATCGGCAACTGGTGCTGCACACCCTGTCCATGGCCACCATTTTGGGTAGCCTGGACAGCATTCGCCTGATGGGGACCGCTGACGTCTATATGCCTATCACGCCGATGTTCCACGTGCACGCCTGGGGCGTGCCCTACGTGGCCACCATGCTGGGGGTAAAACAGGTCTATCCGGGGCGCTACGAGCCGGAGATGCTGTGCCGCCTGATCAAGGACGAGCAGGTCAGCTTTTCCCACTGCGTGCCGACCATCCTGCAAATGCTGCTCAACACCCCAAGCGCCCAAGGGCACGATTTCGGGGGATTGAAGATGATCATCGGCGGCAGTGCGCTGAACCGTACCCTGTATGACGCCGCCAAGGCCCGTGGTATCCAGCTGACCGCGGCCTATGGCATGTCGGAAACCTGTCCGCTGGTTTCCTGTGCCTACATCAATGAGGAGTTGCTGGCTGGTAGCGAGGATGAGCGTATCACCTACCGGATCAAGGCCGGGGTGCCGGTGCCGCTGGTCGATGCGGCCATCATGAGTGCGGATGGCACGTTGCTGCCGGCCGATGGAGAAGCCCAGGGCGAGTTGGTGCTGCGTTCGCCCTGGCTGACCCAGGGTTACTTCCGCGAGGCGGAAAAGGGCGAGGAGCTGTGGGAGCATGGCTGGCTGCATACTGGCGATGTCGCCACGCTCGATGGCATGGGATTCGTCGATATTCGCGACCGTATCAAGGATGTGATCAAGACCGGCGGAGAGTGGCTCTCCTCGCTGGAGCTGGAAGACCTGATCAGCCGCCATTCGGCCGTGCGTGAGGTGGCGGTGGTGGGCGTTCCCGATCCGCAATGGGGCGAGCGGCCCTTTGCCCTGCTGGTGCTGGCCGAGGGGCAGGCGCTGGATGCCAAGGGGCTGAAGGAACACCTCAAGCCCTATGTCGAGCAAGGGCACATCAACAAGTGGGCAATACCCACGCAGATCGCCCTTGTTACCGAAATTCCCAAGACCAGCGTCGGCAAGCTGGACAAGAAACGCATTCGCCTGGATATCGCCCGGTGGCAGGCGGCCGGAAGCGAATTTCTTTCCACCCTCTAG
- a CDS encoding OmpA family protein: MPSSRLILTCCCAGLLLGCASQNPYDGQPSSNKTATYGGLGALAGAVAGAAISHDNRGKGALIGAAVGGAAGAGYGYYADKQEAELRRSMEGTGVQVARQGDVIQLIMPGNITFATDSAEIAGSFHAPLNNLANSFRQYPQNSIEIVGHTDSVGSHAYNMGLSQRRAQSVANYLIAQGVDQTRLSTRGMGPDQPLASNASADGRAQNRRVEVNLRPLPGVQ, from the coding sequence ATGCCTAGTTCGCGTCTGATCCTGACCTGCTGCTGTGCCGGCTTGCTGCTCGGTTGTGCCTCGCAGAATCCCTATGACGGCCAGCCCAGCAGTAACAAGACTGCGACCTACGGCGGCCTCGGCGCCCTGGCTGGTGCGGTGGCCGGCGCGGCTATCAGTCACGACAATCGCGGCAAGGGGGCGCTGATCGGCGCCGCCGTAGGCGGGGCGGCGGGAGCCGGTTATGGCTACTACGCCGACAAGCAGGAGGCGGAACTGCGGCGCAGCATGGAGGGTACAGGCGTGCAGGTGGCGCGCCAGGGCGATGTGATCCAGCTGATCATGCCCGGAAACATCACCTTCGCCACCGATTCGGCGGAGATCGCCGGCAGTTTCCATGCGCCGCTGAACAACCTGGCCAATTCCTTTCGCCAATATCCGCAGAACAGCATCGAGATCGTCGGTCATACCGACAGTGTCGGCTCCCATGCCTACAACATGGGGTTGTCGCAGCGCCGTGCACAGAGCGTGGCCAACTACCTGATCGCCCAGGGGGTCGATCAGACGCGTCTGAGCACCCGCGGCATGGGGCCCGACCAGCCTCTGGCGAGCAATGCCTCGGCCGATGGGCGGGCCCAGAACCGTCGGGTCGAGGTGAACCTGCGGCCATTGCCCGGCGTGCAGTAG
- a CDS encoding nuclear transport factor 2 family protein yields MHEHNKQTVIEFYQRVFAERDLSAADELICEDYKQHNNVFIPPTRDGFKGYFQQYFKMFPKSGTQIEKVCAEGDHVFLYATHWAANKLFKVNYKVIDIYRVENGVLLEHWDTIEGIGLFSRFMYMIKPLLRL; encoded by the coding sequence ATGCACGAACACAATAAACAGACCGTCATCGAGTTCTATCAGCGTGTTTTCGCCGAACGCGACCTGTCCGCCGCCGACGAGTTGATCTGCGAGGATTACAAACAACACAACAATGTATTTATTCCTCCGACCCGAGACGGCTTCAAGGGGTATTTCCAACAGTACTTCAAGATGTTCCCCAAGTCGGGCACACAGATCGAGAAAGTCTGCGCCGAGGGCGATCATGTATTCCTCTACGCCACGCATTGGGCCGCCAACAAGCTATTCAAGGTCAACTACAAGGTCATCGACATCTACCGAGTCGAGAATGGCGTTCTACTCGAACACTGGGACACCATCGAGGGCATCGGTCTGTTTTCCCGGTTTATGTACATGATCAAACCCTTGCTCAGACTCTAA
- a CDS encoding LuxR C-terminal-related transcriptional regulator has translation MTELSSSHRFVSLSPQSTDGHFFRPPLPPGHVLRPRLCERLASGLSGRLILVSAPAGFGKSSLAIEFCERLPPQWQSLWFGLSRRDSDPGRFLERLLAGLQQFFPGLGDDALGLLRLRQRHQPFAFEEWLDGLLDELTLRLKPDSPVLLVLDDYHLAQGAVLDRCLQFFLNHLPAGLLLLVTSRQRPDWHLARLRLSRQLLELQEQDLRLTEEETGELLSRHGATLSEEALADLLQHSEGWVAGLRLWLLAAAEAVVDGEMTRPHGAEGLIREYLLEEVIERQPPEVQAFLYDTACQERFCAELCDAVREAHDSAAILEHLQAHQVFLVPLDEQGRWFRYHHLFSDLLRARPAAALRPAPTSAHLRACRWFSGQGLLDEAIEQALRAGQPDVAANLVQNLSEEQLLAEQNVATLLRWKMDLPDSLLASTPRLIVLYSWALALACQLDAAEELVGQMSRFLPAPSAVQQQSLLAQWQALCGVIARGRGESLSAQRHCTEALAGLPMERYGQRLMCLSTLANLAIVQGDLWRARGLNREALELAQRVGNPLFEALAHYDRARVLQARGEVQRALDEVRQGLERLRGLPHQRLYALRARLTLYEGYLLSLRLQPQLARQRLTAGIAEARACRDVSLLIGQCVLAGLEGREGALAEAFARLAEAERLMHVWDVPPIYYLAMITLAKCELWLRQGQFEVADAWLVRLAEAYNGEQAAAAPEFHPQLPLYIELHQAVLERQQGERSKAERRLRALVQRAQAMGGELLAVIARVQLVLLLRASGQEREARQQLSDALQAALGGALSPFQDLLKAHPDWAREQLLAQPEGSQREALLAELPTAPAVASVEPDMMVGSLSGRELAVLKLIAQGYSNQQISESLFISLHTVKTHARHINGKLGVERRTQAVARAKSLGLLT, from the coding sequence ATGACCGAGCTGTCCAGTTCACATCGATTCGTCAGTCTGAGTCCGCAGAGCACCGATGGGCATTTCTTCCGTCCTCCGCTGCCACCGGGGCATGTCCTGCGCCCGCGCCTGTGCGAGCGGCTGGCGAGCGGTCTGTCCGGCCGCCTGATACTGGTCAGCGCGCCGGCGGGCTTCGGCAAGAGCTCACTGGCCATCGAGTTTTGCGAACGGCTGCCGCCGCAGTGGCAGAGCCTCTGGTTCGGCCTGAGCCGCCGCGACAGCGATCCCGGGCGCTTTCTCGAGCGACTGTTGGCTGGGCTGCAACAGTTTTTCCCGGGGCTGGGGGACGATGCGCTGGGGTTGTTGCGACTGCGCCAGAGGCATCAGCCCTTCGCCTTCGAGGAATGGCTGGATGGTCTGCTCGACGAGCTGACGCTACGCTTGAAACCGGACAGTCCGGTGCTACTGGTGCTGGACGATTACCATCTGGCCCAGGGGGCGGTGCTCGATCGCTGCCTACAGTTCTTCCTCAACCACTTGCCGGCTGGCCTGCTCTTGCTGGTGACCAGCCGCCAGCGTCCGGATTGGCATCTGGCCCGCCTGCGCCTGTCGAGGCAATTGCTCGAGTTGCAGGAACAGGATCTGCGCCTGACAGAGGAGGAGACCGGCGAGCTGTTGTCTAGGCACGGTGCCACCTTGAGCGAGGAGGCGCTGGCCGATTTGCTGCAGCACAGCGAAGGTTGGGTGGCCGGGCTGCGCCTGTGGTTGCTCGCCGCCGCCGAGGCGGTTGTCGACGGCGAGATGACCAGGCCTCACGGCGCCGAAGGGCTGATCCGCGAGTATCTACTGGAAGAGGTGATCGAGCGGCAGCCGCCGGAAGTGCAGGCCTTTCTCTATGACACCGCCTGCCAGGAGCGCTTCTGTGCCGAGCTGTGCGATGCCGTGCGCGAGGCCCATGACAGCGCCGCCATTCTCGAGCATCTGCAGGCGCATCAGGTGTTTCTGGTGCCGCTGGATGAGCAAGGCCGCTGGTTTCGTTATCACCATCTGTTTTCCGACCTGCTCCGCGCTCGACCAGCGGCCGCCTTGCGTCCCGCCCCGACCAGTGCACACCTGCGTGCCTGCCGCTGGTTCAGCGGCCAAGGGCTGTTGGACGAGGCGATCGAGCAGGCGCTGCGGGCCGGGCAGCCGGATGTGGCCGCCAACCTGGTGCAGAACCTGTCCGAGGAGCAACTGCTGGCCGAACAAAACGTGGCCACCTTGTTGCGTTGGAAGATGGACTTGCCGGACAGCCTGCTGGCCAGCACGCCACGCCTGATCGTCCTGTACAGCTGGGCCCTGGCCCTGGCCTGTCAGCTGGATGCGGCCGAGGAGTTAGTAGGGCAGATGAGCCGCTTCCTTCCCGCTCCCTCGGCAGTCCAGCAGCAGAGCCTGCTGGCCCAGTGGCAAGCCCTCTGCGGGGTGATCGCCCGCGGTCGTGGCGAAAGCCTGAGCGCGCAACGCCACTGTACCGAAGCACTGGCGGGGTTGCCGATGGAGCGCTATGGCCAGCGGCTGATGTGCCTGTCGACCCTGGCTAATCTGGCCATCGTCCAGGGCGATCTGTGGCGTGCCCGGGGCCTCAATCGCGAGGCTTTGGAGCTGGCGCAGCGGGTGGGCAACCCCCTGTTCGAAGCGCTGGCGCACTATGACCGCGCGCGCGTACTGCAGGCCCGGGGCGAAGTGCAGCGGGCCCTCGACGAGGTGCGCCAAGGCCTGGAGCGTTTGCGCGGGCTGCCGCACCAGCGTTTGTACGCGTTGCGCGCACGCCTGACCCTGTATGAGGGTTATCTGCTGAGCCTGCGTCTGCAGCCGCAGTTGGCGCGTCAACGGTTAACGGCGGGGATCGCCGAGGCGCGTGCCTGCCGTGACGTCAGCCTGCTCATCGGCCAGTGCGTGCTGGCCGGCCTGGAGGGGCGCGAAGGCGCTCTGGCCGAAGCGTTCGCTCGACTCGCCGAGGCCGAGCGGCTCATGCATGTCTGGGATGTGCCGCCTATCTACTACCTGGCGATGATCACCCTGGCCAAGTGCGAGTTGTGGCTGCGCCAAGGCCAGTTCGAAGTGGCGGATGCCTGGCTGGTGCGCCTGGCCGAGGCTTACAACGGGGAGCAGGCCGCCGCGGCGCCGGAGTTCCACCCGCAACTGCCGCTGTACATCGAACTCCACCAGGCGGTGCTGGAACGGCAGCAAGGTGAACGGAGTAAGGCCGAGAGGCGTCTGCGTGCTCTGGTGCAACGGGCACAGGCTATGGGGGGGGAGTTGCTGGCAGTGATCGCCCGGGTGCAGCTGGTTCTGTTGCTGCGCGCCAGTGGCCAGGAGCGTGAGGCCCGGCAACAGCTGAGTGACGCCTTGCAAGCGGCCCTTGGAGGCGCTCTGTCACCCTTCCAGGATCTGTTGAAGGCACACCCGGATTGGGCTCGGGAGCAACTGCTGGCGCAACCCGAGGGTTCCCAGCGCGAGGCGCTGTTGGCCGAACTGCCCACGGCGCCGGCTGTGGCGAGCGTTGAGCCGGACATGATGGTGGGCAGTTTGAGCGGCCGTGAACTGGCGGTGTTGAAGCTGATTGCCCAAGGCTATTCGAACCAGCAGATCAGCGAGAGTCTGTTCATCTCCCTGCATACGGTGAAAACCCATGCCCGCCATATCAACGGCAAGCTTGGCGTCGAGCGTCGTACCCAAGCGGTGGCGCGGGCCAAGAGCCTCGGCCTGCTGACTTGA
- a CDS encoding DUF1302 domain-containing protein: protein MTKTQPFWRLAKLPLAVSLASTLAAPAFGVTFNIGEIEGQFDSSLSVGASWSVRGADKDLIGRNNGGDGLSQTSDDSHLNFKRGETFSKIFKGIHDLELKYGDTGAFIRGKYWYDFELKDEHRLFKDIDDSNRKEAAQASGAQILDAFVYHNYDIADQPGSVRLGKQVVSWGESTFIQNSINSINPIDASAFRRPGAEIKEGLIPVNMFYVSQSLTDSLSMEAFYQLEWDQSVADNCGTFFAQPDVIADGCDRNLAVLSPQLGALSGFAAAQGFGYQTTSEGVIVPRGGDRDARDSGQWGTAFRYFSEQLDTEFGAYFMNYHSRTPVFSGRAAPAAAFTAAQAAVGGFGAAQVAAQCATMGGACANPVVLAAVRAGVLGSTAFQQAATGLASATVAGNSQYFIEYPEDIRLYGLSFSTTLPTGTAWSGEISYRPNAPVQINTTDILFGGLTPLDSTVSPIQATPGTDTPGYRRKEITQFQTTFTHFFDQVMGASRLTLVGEIGVTHVGGLENSSELRYGRDPVFGPGPLAGNRCQTLNASTLGSATAENVSKYCEDDGFVTSTSWGYRARAIWDYNDAFAGINLKPSISWSHDVDGYGPNGVFNEGNKAVSLGLDAEYQNTYTAGLSYTDFFGGKYNTSIDRDFVALSFGMNF, encoded by the coding sequence ATGACAAAGACCCAACCGTTCTGGCGCCTGGCAAAGCTGCCGCTGGCCGTCAGCCTCGCATCCACCCTCGCCGCACCGGCATTCGGCGTTACCTTTAATATCGGCGAGATCGAAGGTCAGTTCGATTCGTCGTTGTCCGTGGGCGCCAGCTGGTCGGTGCGTGGTGCAGATAAGGACCTGATCGGTAGAAACAACGGTGGCGATGGCCTTTCGCAGACCTCGGATGATTCGCACCTGAACTTCAAGCGTGGCGAAACCTTCTCGAAGATCTTCAAGGGTATCCACGATTTGGAGCTGAAGTACGGCGATACGGGTGCCTTCATTCGCGGCAAGTATTGGTATGACTTCGAGCTGAAGGACGAGCATCGTCTGTTCAAGGACATCGACGACAGCAATCGTAAAGAGGCTGCCCAGGCATCTGGTGCACAGATCCTCGATGCCTTCGTTTATCACAACTATGACATCGCCGATCAACCTGGTTCGGTACGCCTGGGTAAGCAGGTGGTCAGCTGGGGTGAAAGCACCTTTATCCAGAACTCCATCAACTCCATCAACCCGATCGATGCCTCGGCGTTTCGCCGTCCTGGCGCGGAGATCAAGGAAGGCTTGATTCCGGTCAACATGTTCTACGTGTCCCAGAGCCTGACCGATAGCCTGTCGATGGAGGCGTTCTACCAGCTTGAGTGGGACCAGTCCGTCGCAGATAACTGCGGTACCTTCTTCGCACAGCCGGATGTGATTGCGGATGGCTGTGATCGTAACCTGGCCGTATTGAGCCCACAGCTTGGTGCTCTATCTGGGTTTGCCGCCGCACAGGGGTTTGGTTATCAGACTACCTCCGAAGGTGTGATAGTTCCTCGGGGCGGTGATCGTGATGCGCGTGATAGTGGGCAATGGGGTACGGCGTTCCGCTATTTCTCTGAACAGCTTGACACCGAATTCGGTGCCTATTTCATGAACTATCACAGCCGTACGCCGGTGTTCAGCGGGCGGGCTGCCCCAGCGGCAGCATTTACTGCCGCCCAGGCAGCAGTGGGTGGTTTTGGCGCTGCACAGGTGGCAGCTCAGTGCGCAACGATGGGGGGGGCTTGTGCCAACCCTGTAGTTCTCGCGGCAGTGCGAGCAGGTGTTCTGGGCAGTACGGCATTTCAGCAAGCCGCTACCGGGCTGGCGTCTGCGACAGTTGCCGGTAACAGCCAGTATTTCATCGAGTATCCCGAGGATATTCGCCTCTACGGTCTGAGTTTCTCTACTACCCTGCCTACTGGCACGGCCTGGAGTGGCGAAATTAGCTATCGGCCAAATGCACCGGTGCAGATCAATACCACCGACATTTTGTTTGGCGGTTTGACCCCCCTGGACTCAACTGTTTCCCCTATTCAGGCCACGCCTGGCACTGACACTCCCGGCTACCGCCGCAAGGAAATCACGCAGTTCCAGACCACCTTTACCCACTTCTTCGACCAAGTGATGGGAGCCTCGCGTTTAACCCTGGTGGGTGAGATTGGGGTCACGCACGTGGGCGGTCTGGAAAACAGCAGTGAGTTGCGCTATGGCCGGGACCCAGTATTCGGCCCGGGCCCTTTGGCCGGCAATCGCTGCCAGACGCTCAATGCCAGTACGTTGGGCAGTGCTACCGCCGAGAACGTCAGCAAATACTGTGAGGACGATGGTTTCGTCACCAGTACCTCCTGGGGTTACCGCGCTCGCGCCATTTGGGATTACAACGATGCATTCGCGGGCATCAACCTGAAACCCAGCATCTCCTGGTCCCATGACGTCGACGGCTATGGCCCCAACGGTGTGTTCAACGAAGGCAACAAGGCGGTGAGCCTGGGCCTGGACGCCGAATACCAGAACACTTACACCGCGGGCCTGTCCTATACCGACTTCTTCGGCGGCAAGTACAACACGTCGATCGACCGTGACTTCGTCGCGCTCAGCTTCGGTATGAACTTCTAA